In Deltaproteobacteria bacterium HGW-Deltaproteobacteria-18, a genomic segment contains:
- a CDS encoding GNAT family N-acetyltransferase: MSVKHLDLLFKPNSLAIIGASRDPNSVSAILMRNLMSGKFLGPVLPVSGAQEAIFGVLSYVDVASLPLTPDMAIICSPAQEIPDRLVELADNGTHVAVIMDPGYALLEAKERAQMDEKIRKVLREKDLRVLGPGSLGMIVPASGVNASLSRVGAKEGRIAFVTQSDSLFESVLDWAKTNNVGFSHCISLGRQLDVDFSSVLDYLGSDPATKAILLYVENIQDARRFMSATRASARNKPILVIRPRRLPCDLRDAASELTEMDQDQIYDAAFRRAGMVRVDDIDSLFEGARTLANYKPLRGNGLAIMTNGQSIGLLAADTLINGGGELAAITEETQLKLEEILGQERCSDNPVTLPYNATPDTYARVLSVLVRATDVGCVLILHVPFQGTSSLEIAQAVTQVAKTSRCLVLANWLGEETVRDTKDVFEEASIPVFDRPGKAIMAYLHMLRYKRTQKILMQTPDSLPADFFPDTEHALKIIKDALEEGRNHLTEDESRQVLAAYGVPVVETKICKSAMQAVEAASEIGFPVALKIRSPQISQPFDIGGIALDLTTPDLVFEAAANMSARVHAQVPNAYIEGFTVQKMGRRPGAHELFISVFTDKIFGPVLRFGHGGVSAPVINDHSVTLPPLNMGLAKELISRTRIYKLLQGSRRQAAADIDDICLALIQISQMVIDLPQIVTLEMNPIFADDLGVLALGARIWIQPALVSGPERLAIRPYPRELEECVRLKNGEQILLRPIRPEDAQAHLDFIHKLPEEDLRLRFFGLVQNFVLSDMPKFTQIDYDREMAFIATQNVDGEPRTLGVVRTSTKPDNSAAEFAIIISADMKGTGLGSVLFEKMIRYCKGRGTRYLEGQTMPRNKGMIGLAKRFGLKVSHNYEEELVEMRLPLWEWEPDR; encoded by the coding sequence ATGAGCGTCAAACACCTGGATCTGTTGTTCAAGCCCAATTCCCTGGCCATCATCGGTGCTTCCCGCGATCCGAATTCAGTCAGCGCGATCCTGATGCGAAACCTCATGTCCGGCAAGTTCCTCGGACCAGTGCTGCCTGTTTCCGGAGCTCAGGAGGCCATTTTCGGCGTCCTGTCCTATGTGGACGTGGCTTCACTGCCGCTGACCCCGGACATGGCCATCATCTGTTCCCCCGCGCAAGAGATACCCGATCGTCTTGTTGAGCTGGCCGATAACGGCACCCATGTAGCCGTGATCATGGACCCTGGTTATGCCTTGCTCGAAGCCAAAGAGCGAGCCCAAATGGACGAAAAGATCCGCAAGGTGCTGCGCGAGAAAGACCTTCGCGTGCTCGGGCCGGGCAGTCTGGGCATGATCGTCCCTGCGAGCGGGGTCAATGCGAGTCTGTCCCGGGTGGGAGCCAAGGAAGGCCGCATCGCCTTCGTGACCCAGTCCGACAGTCTTTTCGAATCGGTTCTGGACTGGGCCAAGACCAACAACGTCGGCTTTTCCCACTGCATCTCCCTGGGCCGCCAGCTGGACGTGGATTTCAGCAGCGTGCTCGACTATCTGGGTTCCGATCCGGCCACCAAGGCCATCCTTTTATATGTTGAAAACATCCAGGACGCGCGACGCTTCATGTCCGCGACCCGCGCCAGCGCACGCAACAAGCCCATCCTGGTCATCCGGCCGCGCCGTCTGCCCTGCGATCTGCGCGACGCCGCCAGCGAGCTTACGGAGATGGATCAGGACCAGATCTACGACGCCGCCTTCCGCCGCGCCGGCATGGTTCGCGTGGATGACATCGACTCCCTGTTCGAGGGCGCGCGCACCCTGGCCAACTACAAGCCACTGCGCGGCAACGGTCTGGCCATCATGACCAACGGCCAGAGCATCGGGCTGCTGGCCGCCGACACCCTGATCAACGGCGGGGGAGAGCTGGCCGCCATCACCGAGGAGACCCAGCTCAAGCTGGAGGAGATCCTGGGCCAGGAGCGCTGCTCGGACAATCCCGTGACCCTGCCCTACAACGCCACTCCCGATACCTATGCCCGGGTCCTCAGCGTTCTGGTCCGGGCGACGGATGTGGGCTGCGTGCTCATTCTGCATGTCCCGTTTCAGGGTACGTCAAGCCTCGAAATCGCCCAGGCCGTGACCCAGGTCGCCAAGACCAGCCGCTGCCTGGTGCTCGCCAACTGGCTGGGCGAAGAGACGGTGCGCGACACCAAGGACGTCTTCGAGGAAGCGTCCATTCCGGTCTTTGACCGTCCGGGCAAGGCCATCATGGCCTACCTGCACATGCTGCGTTACAAGCGCACGCAAAAAATCCTGATGCAGACCCCGGATTCGTTGCCTGCGGACTTTTTCCCGGACACGGAACACGCCCTGAAGATCATCAAGGACGCCCTCGAAGAAGGCCGCAACCATCTCACCGAGGACGAATCGCGCCAGGTTCTGGCGGCATACGGCGTGCCGGTGGTCGAGACCAAGATCTGCAAGTCGGCCATGCAGGCCGTGGAGGCGGCATCCGAGATCGGCTTTCCGGTGGCGCTCAAGATCCGCTCGCCCCAGATCAGCCAGCCCTTCGACATCGGCGGCATCGCCCTCGACCTGACCACTCCGGATCTGGTTTTCGAAGCGGCGGCCAACATGTCCGCGCGCGTCCATGCCCAGGTTCCCAACGCCTACATCGAGGGCTTCACCGTCCAGAAGATGGGGCGCAGACCCGGGGCGCACGAGCTGTTCATTTCCGTCTTCACGGACAAGATCTTCGGACCGGTGCTGCGCTTCGGTCACGGCGGCGTTTCCGCGCCGGTCATCAACGACCACTCCGTGACCCTGCCGCCCCTGAACATGGGACTGGCCAAGGAGCTCATCTCCCGCACCCGCATCTACAAGCTTCTGCAGGGCTCCCGGCGGCAGGCCGCGGCAGACATCGACGACATCTGCCTGGCCCTGATCCAGATCAGCCAGATGGTCATCGACCTGCCCCAGATCGTGACTCTCGAAATGAACCCGATCTTTGCCGACGATCTTGGAGTGCTGGCCCTCGGAGCCCGCATCTGGATTCAGCCCGCGCTGGTCTCGGGCCCAGAGAGGCTCGCTATCCGCCCGTATCCCCGCGAGCTTGAAGAGTGCGTGCGCCTCAAGAACGGCGAGCAGATCCTGCTGCGACCCATCCGCCCCGAGGACGCCCAGGCCCACCTCGACTTCATACACAAGCTGCCCGAGGAAGACCTGCGCCTGCGTTTTTTTGGTCTGGTCCAGAATTTTGTCCTGAGCGACATGCCAAAGTTCACCCAGATCGACTACGACCGTGAGATGGCCTTCATCGCTACGCAGAATGTCGATGGAGAGCCACGGACGCTTGGCGTGGTGCGCACGTCCACCAAGCCGGA
- the acs gene encoding acetate--CoA ligase — protein MTPDNIQSLQHEQRLFTPPAAKRAHIPDMATYEEHYRRADQDPEGYWADRAKELLSWSKPWDKVMDCDLNIPKINWFVNGQLNVSYNCLDRHVENGLGEKTAIIWQGEPEEDVRHISYRELLGDVIRFANILKKLGVGRGDRVALYMPMVPELAVAMLACTRIGATHSIVFAGFSAASLMNRIQDCDAKVLVTADAVLRAGKKIPLKGNVDDALVDCPTVTSCIVLKRAGIDINMVEGRDLWWHDVVADPNIAPTCPCEPMDSEDLLFILYTSGSTGKPKGVMHTTGGYLTYAAHSTQLVFNLHDDDIHFCTADIGWITGHTYIVYGPLALGVTSVMFEGVPSYPDPSRFWHLVEKFRITSFYTAPTAIRALMRDGSEWTTKNDLSSLRVLGSVGEPINPEAWMWYHENIGKSKLPVVDTWWQTETGGILISALPFATPLKPGSATRPLPGVHARIVDAEGNPTAANEGGHLVIERPWPGMLRGVFGDPERFKQQYFDRFPGRYEAGDGARQDEDGYFWIMGRLDDVINVSGHRLGTAEIESALVSHPAVAEAAVVGMPHEIKGQAIYAYVTLRADADESDELIKALRNHVRKEIGPLASPEVIQFTVGLPKTRSGKIMRRVLRKITTGSTALEDFGDTSTLADPSVIQDLIAGRHN, from the coding sequence ATGACACCTGACAATATCCAGAGCCTGCAGCACGAACAGCGCCTCTTTACCCCGCCCGCCGCCAAGCGCGCCCATATTCCCGACATGGCGACATACGAGGAGCACTATCGCCGCGCCGATCAGGACCCCGAGGGCTACTGGGCCGACCGCGCCAAGGAGCTGCTCAGCTGGAGCAAGCCTTGGGACAAGGTCATGGACTGTGATTTGAACATCCCCAAAATCAACTGGTTCGTGAACGGCCAACTCAACGTCAGCTACAACTGCCTCGACCGGCACGTCGAGAACGGCCTGGGCGAAAAGACCGCCATCATCTGGCAGGGCGAGCCCGAGGAAGATGTCCGTCACATTTCCTACCGCGAGCTCCTTGGCGACGTCATCCGCTTCGCCAACATCCTCAAAAAACTCGGAGTCGGACGCGGCGACCGCGTGGCCCTCTACATGCCCATGGTTCCGGAGCTGGCCGTAGCCATGCTGGCCTGCACGCGCATCGGCGCCACCCACTCCATCGTCTTTGCGGGGTTCTCGGCCGCGAGCCTCATGAACCGCATCCAGGATTGCGATGCCAAGGTGCTGGTCACCGCCGACGCCGTGCTTCGCGCCGGAAAGAAGATTCCCCTGAAGGGCAATGTCGACGACGCCCTGGTCGACTGCCCCACCGTGACCAGTTGCATTGTCTTAAAAAGGGCCGGCATCGACATCAACATGGTCGAGGGCCGGGATCTCTGGTGGCACGACGTGGTGGCCGATCCGAATATCGCCCCGACCTGCCCATGCGAACCCATGGACTCCGAAGACCTGCTCTTCATTCTCTACACCAGCGGCTCCACTGGCAAGCCCAAAGGCGTCATGCACACCACGGGCGGCTATCTGACCTACGCGGCCCACTCGACGCAGTTGGTCTTCAACCTGCATGACGACGACATTCATTTCTGCACGGCGGACATCGGCTGGATCACCGGGCATACCTACATCGTGTATGGCCCCCTGGCGCTGGGCGTGACCTCGGTCATGTTCGAAGGCGTGCCGTCCTATCCCGATCCGTCGCGCTTCTGGCATCTGGTCGAGAAATTCAGGATCACCTCCTTCTACACGGCCCCCACGGCCATCCGGGCGCTCATGCGTGACGGATCGGAATGGACCACGAAGAACGACCTCTCCTCGCTGCGGGTGCTGGGCAGCGTCGGCGAGCCCATCAACCCCGAGGCCTGGATGTGGTACCATGAGAACATCGGCAAATCCAAGCTGCCCGTGGTCGACACCTGGTGGCAGACGGAAACAGGCGGCATCCTCATCTCCGCCCTGCCCTTCGCCACGCCTTTGAAACCCGGTTCCGCCACCCGCCCCCTGCCAGGCGTGCACGCCCGCATCGTGGATGCCGAAGGCAATCCGACCGCTGCCAACGAAGGCGGGCACCTGGTCATAGAGCGCCCCTGGCCGGGCATGTTGCGCGGGGTGTTCGGCGATCCCGAACGCTTCAAGCAGCAGTATTTCGACCGCTTTCCGGGCCGCTACGAGGCCGGTGACGGCGCCCGCCAGGACGAGGACGGCTATTTCTGGATCATGGGCCGCCTCGACGACGTCATCAACGTTTCCGGGCACCGTCTGGGTACGGCCGAGATCGAGTCCGCCCTGGTCTCCCATCCGGCGGTGGCCGAGGCCGCCGTGGTTGGCATGCCTCACGAGATCAAGGGACAGGCCATCTATGCCTATGTAACCCTGCGCGCCGACGCGGACGAGTCCGACGAACTCATCAAGGCCCTGCGCAACCACGTGCGCAAGGAGATCGGGCCGCTTGCCTCTCCCGAAGTCATCCAGTTCACCGTGGGGCTGCCCAAGACCCGCAGCGGAAAGATCATGCGCCGCGTGCTGCGCAAGATCACCACGGGTTCCACGGCTCTGGAAGACTTCGGCGACACTTCGACCCTGGCCGATCCTTCCGTCATTCAAGACCTGATAGCCGGACGCCATAACTAA